In Planctomycetaceae bacterium, the sequence TGCGGAGAACTCCACGCACCAACTTCTCCCGGCACAGCGTCCGCGCATCCATCTCTCCCAGGCGAAGCCGTCCGGGAGAGGTCGGGCGAGCGGAGCGATGCCCGGGAGAGGGCCGACCGCGCGTTCAGCCTTTCGACAACACAGCACCACGTACGCGCGGACGACAAACGAATCCATACACTTCCGTTTTCCGCAAACCTGGCGAATATCCTGTCCGATGGCCGAGCGGTCTGCGTTATCGTGAGAAGTCGACGCCATCAATCTGACTTCCCCCGGGCATCGTACAGCGGCGGCTGTGACGGGTGACAACTATGGACGACCTTCATTTTTCGCAAGATTCGTCAGATGACCCCGATTCGATTATCGATCTGCAGCAGCACCGCTGGAGGAATGGCGACCGCGTTTCGGTTGAGGCGCTAATCGCTGAACAACCGGCGGTCGCGGCACGGCAGGATCTAATGATGGATCTTGTTTACGGCGAAGTTTTGCTGCGCGAAGCCCGCGGGGAATCACCGGCACCGGAGGAATACATCCGGCGGTTTCCTCAACTGCAGGCCGAGATCGCCCGCCAGTTTCAGATTCATCGAGCGCTGGAGATCTCGGTTGGCGACGCTTCCACAGCCGACCCTGATGCGACTCTGACCGGTACTCCGCCGTCGCTGCCGAGCCGCGCGCCTCGGATTCCCGGCTTCGAACTGGAACGCATTGTCGGTCGCGGCGGCAATGGAGTCGTCTATCGCGCGACGGAAGAACGTCTGAACCGGCCTGTCGCGGTCAAACTGCTGATGAACGTTGATGCCGCCGGAGAACAGCAGCGGTCGTCCCTGTTTCGTGAAGCCGAAGCGGCCGCGTCACTGCGGCATCCGGGAATTGTGCCGGTCTATCAGGTCGGTGAATTCGACGGCGCGGCGTTTCTGGTGATGGAATTTTGCGACGGTGGTTCGCTGGCCGAGCGTCTGCGGAACGGACCACTTCCCGTCAGCGACGCCGTCGCGCTGATGAAGCAGGTTGCGCTGGCGGTTCAGTTCGCTCATTCCCGGGGAACGATTCACCGCGATCTGAAACCGGGTAACGTGCTGCTGGATCGACACGGACAGCCTCAGGTCAGCGACTTCGGCCTGGCTCGACGTCTGGACGCCGAACACACGCTGCGCGCTACGGGCGACGTTGTGGGAACTCCCGCGTATATGGCTCCGGAACAGGCTCGCGGCGAAACGGCCGACGAACGGTCCGACGTGTATTCGCTGGGAGCGGTGCTGTATGAAACGCTGTGCGGTCGGCCACCGTTTCAAGCCGCCACTCCCTGGGAAATCGTCAGCCAGGTGCTGACAAATGATCCGCCGCTGCTGAGAGAGCTGAATTCTTCTGTCCCCGTTGAACTGGAAACGATCTGCGCCCGGTGTCTCGAAAAGGACGCGGCGCGACGTTACGCATCGGCACAGGAGCTGGCTGAGGAACTCGTCCGGTTCGAAAAGGGTGAACCGATTCTGGCCCGGCCGGTCAGCCAGTTTCAGCGGTTCCGAAAGTGGTGCGGACGCAACCGGCGAGTCGCATCGCTGGCTGCCGTATCGCTCACTCTGCTGCTTGCGCTGGGAATCGGTTCCACGATCGCGGCGTTCTGGCTGTCATCGGCCAATAATTCTGTCCGGCAGGAACGCACCAAAGCGCAGCAGGCGGAACTGGCGGCTGATCAGGATCGTACGGCCGCCGTCAATGCGCTCAATTCGCTGGTGGAGTCTCTGTACGACGATCTGTCCGCCAACGCGGCGACGATCAGGACACGCGAAAAGATCGTTGACGCGGCCATCGATGGTTTGAACTCTCTGTCGCAGGTTCGCGGCGACCGCGCCGCCGATCGGACAACACTGCGGGCTCTGCATCGCATCGGCGATCTGATGTCTCTGAAGGGATCGCACGACGAAGCCGCACAATCCTTTCAGCGGGCCATTGACCTGGCACGCGAGGTCCTTGAGCGGCACCCCGATGATCCGGAGCCGAAGCTGGACCTGGCAGCGTCGCTCGGCCGATTCAGCGTGCATTACACGAGACTGACGAAGCCAGCGCTGGCCGAAGCGTTCGCAAACGAAAGTTTCTCGCTGCTGAACGAAGTGCTGGCCGACGACCCGGACAACCAGCAGGCGCTGCGGCAGATTGTTGTTCAGCATCAGCAGAAGCTGGATTCCATGTGGCAGGCGATGGCCAGCCCCGCACAGGTCATCGAAGCCGGCAACCAGGCGATTTTGCACATCGACCGGCTCAATGCACTAGCGCCCGACGACACGGTTGCACAGCGATCCGGCCAGATGATTCATTTTCAGATCGGGCGAGCATTCCTCGACAGCGGAGACGCCGCGACTGCCGGGAAGCACTTTACAATCGCCCGCCAACTTGTGGATCGCCTGCTGGAAACGCAGCAGCACAACACCGATCTTCGCAGTTCCGCTGCGCTGCTGGATCGAGCCCAGGGGATGGTCAGTACGGCGCTGGGCAATCCCGATCGAGCGGCGGAATTGTTCGAACAGTCCTTGCTGACCTTTCGCGAACTGTCCGCCGCCGATCCACAGAATTCTCAGGCACGACGAAACATTGCCAACACCGAAAGTCTGATGGCCGACACTCTGCACGCCCTGCAGCGCGATGAGGAATCCATGCACTACCTGCAGGAGGCCATCGAAATCTACGACGCGATGATTCGGGATGAGCCTCAGAACAATTCGAATCGCATCCTGATCGCCGAAGCTCTGTTAAAGATGTCCAACGCTCATCTGGCCGGCGATCATTGGGAACAGTCGGCCGAAGACTGCCGGCAAATGCTGCACTACCTGCACGCCGACGAATCCGGCGAATCCACGACGGGCGGAGCTGCCGCCATGTATTCCCTGCTGGCGACACTTCTGCTGGAAAGTACCGAGCGTCTGCTGGGAAATTCCGCAGACAGCAAAACGACCACCGGCGAATGTATCGCTCTAATGCTGGCCGCCCGCCGCGATGCGCAGGCAGCGACGTCCGACGTCCTTTCCGAGGAAGCCAGGAATGTCATTCGCAACGTTAATCCGGACGTGACGGCAAACACTTTTGAAGAACTGTTCGACCATATCAACGGACTTCAGGATGTGAACCCGATGTTCAGCGGATACCGACTCATCTACCACGCCGGCACGCACGCCTTTCGAGCACAGAACCTTGTGGAGTCAGATTCCGAAGTGAATCGCGAGACGGCTGCCATTCACGTCGCTGAGGCGATTGCTTTGCTAAAGAAGCTCGCCACCGAAAACCCGCCATCGCTGCAATTCATTCTCAGCGACCCCGACCTGACCTGGCTGCGCAGCACCAGCGAATGGTCCACCACCAACTTCCTTCCAGCGAATTAGGCGCTCCGACTTCCTTCGAACGTCCTCGCGCGATGGATCCGGAAATCCAGCCCTGACGGGGCTCGGTGATCTCTGTTTCTCTGTGTTTCATGGCGCATCCGAAGGCGCGAAGTTGAAAAAGCTACTTCGCATCTTCGTATGAGAACCGCGGTCGCGGTGCGTCGCGAGGTGCAGCGGGAGAATTCGCGTTGTGCTGCGGCTCGTGTCAGCTCAGGTGGGAGCGCACTTTTTCGGTGGTGGGAGAATTGATCACGCCGCGTTCTGTGATGATTGCGGTGATCAGTTTGGCAGGTGTGACGTCGAAGGCGGGGTTGTAGACGTCGACTCCGTCAGGAACCGTGACTCTGCCGAATCCGCTGGCGATTTCGCTGCGGTCTCGCTGCTCGATCGGGATGGTGTCGCCGGTTTCCAGAGTCAGGTCGAACGTGCTGGACGGAGCGGCCACGTAGAACGGGATGCCGTGGGCTTTCGCCAGCACGGCCACTCCGTAGGTTCCGATCTTATTGGCGGCGTCTCCGCTGGCGGCAATCCGATCCGCACCGGTGACGACGGCCTGAATGCGACCTTCCTTCATCACCTGAGCGGCCATGTTGTCGCAGATGACGGTGATGGGAATGTTGCGCTGCTTGAGTTCCCATGCGGTCAGACGAGCTCCCTGCAGCAGCGGCCGGGTTTCGTCGGCGTAGACGTGAATCTTGTTGCCGGCGGCCGCCGCGGCGAATATGACTGAAAGAGCCGTGCCGTCACCGGCCGTCGCGAGCGCTCCCGCGTTGCAGTGAGTCAGGATGCCTCCGGATGACGGCATCAGTTGGCTGCCGTGACGCCCAATGTCGCAACACATCTGTTTGTCTTCGGCGTCGATCGTCTGTGCTTCCGTCAGCAGCGCAGCGTGGATCTGTTCGGACGCAAGCTGCGACCGGTCGGCGGCGAATCGATTCATTCGGTCCAGCGCCCAGAACAGATTCACTGCGGTCGGACGACTGGAAGCCAGATCGTCCGTCACTTGCTTCAGTCGAGCGTTGAAATCGCCGCGACCTGCCGAACGGTGCGTCTGCGTTCCGATGACGACTCCGTATGCCGCCGCGACGCCGATGGCCGGAGCGCCGCGGACTTTCAGCACTTTGATCGCGTCCCGGACGTCTTCGACACAGCGGCATTCGATTTCGCGGAATTCCGTCGGCAGCAGTGTCTGATCGATCATCCACAGCGATCCATTCGAA encodes:
- a CDS encoding serine/threonine-protein kinase; protein product: MDDLHFSQDSSDDPDSIIDLQQHRWRNGDRVSVEALIAEQPAVAARQDLMMDLVYGEVLLREARGESPAPEEYIRRFPQLQAEIARQFQIHRALEISVGDASTADPDATLTGTPPSLPSRAPRIPGFELERIVGRGGNGVVYRATEERLNRPVAVKLLMNVDAAGEQQRSSLFREAEAAASLRHPGIVPVYQVGEFDGAAFLVMEFCDGGSLAERLRNGPLPVSDAVALMKQVALAVQFAHSRGTIHRDLKPGNVLLDRHGQPQVSDFGLARRLDAEHTLRATGDVVGTPAYMAPEQARGETADERSDVYSLGAVLYETLCGRPPFQAATPWEIVSQVLTNDPPLLRELNSSVPVELETICARCLEKDAARRYASAQELAEELVRFEKGEPILARPVSQFQRFRKWCGRNRRVASLAAVSLTLLLALGIGSTIAAFWLSSANNSVRQERTKAQQAELAADQDRTAAVNALNSLVESLYDDLSANAATIRTREKIVDAAIDGLNSLSQVRGDRAADRTTLRALHRIGDLMSLKGSHDEAAQSFQRAIDLAREVLERHPDDPEPKLDLAASLGRFSVHYTRLTKPALAEAFANESFSLLNEVLADDPDNQQALRQIVVQHQQKLDSMWQAMASPAQVIEAGNQAILHIDRLNALAPDDTVAQRSGQMIHFQIGRAFLDSGDAATAGKHFTIARQLVDRLLETQQHNTDLRSSAALLDRAQGMVSTALGNPDRAAELFEQSLLTFRELSAADPQNSQARRNIANTESLMADTLHALQRDEESMHYLQEAIEIYDAMIRDEPQNNSNRILIAEALLKMSNAHLAGDHWEQSAEDCRQMLHYLHADESGESTTGGAAAMYSLLATLLLESTERLLGNSADSKTTTGECIALMLAARRDAQAATSDVLSEEARNVIRNVNPDVTANTFEELFDHINGLQDVNPMFSGYRLIYHAGTHAFRAQNLVESDSEVNRETAAIHVAEAIALLKKLATENPPSLQFILSDPDLTWLRSTSEWSTTNFLPAN
- the mtnA gene encoding S-methyl-5-thioribose-1-phosphate isomerase; this translates as MTQTYETLRWQGGSNGSLWMIDQTLLPTEFREIECRCVEDVRDAIKVLKVRGAPAIGVAAAYGVVIGTQTHRSAGRGDFNARLKQVTDDLASSRPTAVNLFWALDRMNRFAADRSQLASEQIHAALLTEAQTIDAEDKQMCCDIGRHGSQLMPSSGGILTHCNAGALATAGDGTALSVIFAAAAAGNKIHVYADETRPLLQGARLTAWELKQRNIPITVICDNMAAQVMKEGRIQAVVTGADRIAASGDAANKIGTYGVAVLAKAHGIPFYVAAPSSTFDLTLETGDTIPIEQRDRSEIASGFGRVTVPDGVDVYNPAFDVTPAKLITAIITERGVINSPTTEKVRSHLS